Within Desulfurellaceae bacterium, the genomic segment GAAACGCTTTCGCCTGAATCCGGCCGGCGGGAAACGGCTGATCCAGAACCTGCTGGAGGTCGAACAACCGATTATTGGCGCCATCAACGGCGATGCGGTCGGACTGGGGGCGACCATCGCCCTGTTCTGTGACGTTATTGTCGCCTCGGAGAAAGCCCGCTTTGGCGATCCGCACGCCCGGGTCGGTATTGTGGCCGGTGACGGCGGGGCGGTGATCTGGCCGCTGCTGATCGGTCCGGCGCGGGCCAAGGAGTTCCTCATGCGCGGGCATCTGGTCAACGGCAGCGAGGCGGCCAAGATGGGCCTGGTGAACTATGCCGTGCCGGCCGAGGAGGTCATGCCAAAGGCGCGAGCCCTGGCCCAAGAACTGGCCGACGGGCCGACCTGGGCTATCCGCTGGAGCAAACTCTCGGTGAACAAGTGGCTCAAAGATCAGGTCAACCTCATCCTCGATGCCTCGCTCGCCTATGAGATGATCACCATGACGACCGAAGATCACAAAGAGGCCACCCGCGCGTTTGTGGAGAAGCGCAAGCCGCAGTTCCAGGGCCGCTAGACCGTATCCCCTCAGTATATGGCTTCGAGCGTATAGCCGTGTTGGTGCAGGAGCCGCAACACGCCCTGCTCGCCCGGCAGGTGCAGGGCGCCAACGGCGATGAACGCCCCGCCGCCACGGATGAGGGCGTCCATGCGCTCCAGCAGGCGCGGATTGCGCTGGGCCAGCAGCCGCTGCATGAACCCGTCCACGACA encodes:
- a CDS encoding enoyl-CoA hydratase/isomerase family protein, translating into MTDYSRYECITIEKADKLAILTLNRPDSLNAVNPQLHNELERIWLDVADDPEVNAILLTGAGRAFCAGGDVKGMASRSDGQSGQAKRFRLNPAGGKRLIQNLLEVEQPIIGAINGDAVGLGATIALFCDVIVASEKARFGDPHARVGIVAGDGGAVIWPLLIGPARAKEFLMRGHLVNGSEAAKMGLVNYAVPAEEVMPKARALAQELADGPTWAIRWSKLSVNKWLKDQVNLILDASLAYEMITMTTEDHKEATRAFVEKRKPQFQGR